The following are from one region of the Cystobacter fuscus DSM 2262 genome:
- a CDS encoding helix-turn-helix domain-containing protein — protein sequence MSELGKRIGQRIRELRTQRPERWTQEELAERAQISVSFLSMIERGERVAHVETLAALANALGVSLGELFAGTEETPAQTEDLLRPLSDFARARGLTARDVDRLLGVARAMFNGSVA from the coding sequence GTGTCGGAACTCGGAAAACGTATCGGACAGCGCATTCGTGAACTTCGCACCCAGCGCCCGGAGCGCTGGACCCAAGAAGAGCTCGCGGAACGGGCACAAATCAGCGTCTCCTTTCTTTCGATGATCGAAAGAGGAGAGCGGGTCGCCCATGTTGAAACCCTTGCCGCCCTGGCCAATGCCCTGGGCGTGAGTCTCGGCGAGCTCTTCGCCGGAACAGAAGAGACACCTGCTCAGACGGAAGATCTGCTGCGGCCGTTGTCGGACTTCGCCCGCGCCCGGGGCCTCACCGCCCGGGACGTGGATCGGCTGCTGGGCGTGGCTCGCGCCATGTTCAACGGCTCCGTGGCCTGA
- a CDS encoding LPS-assembly protein LptD, with the protein MSLLMPVAVVLLVSAQLPLSTPLRLPTGETAELAADSVSYAQEQRVLTARGHAVLSSGSVVLRADELSYDQAHGTAVARGNVMLVNGLMAAVADELSVDLESSEAVVQGGLFMEKRGVTPQQLLQAQTPQELRDLGETPVLMSGRRIKRSGDNTYQVEGIALAPCLCGESVPSWRVEASSARVEMGKYASLTLPVVFVSSVPVLAVPWLYLPLSERQSGLLFPRPTSTAASGFALELPVFITLGRSYDLTLTPGFYLGGGEVERTRSIGNETLTREEPQNYGIRGPRLLTEFRYVPAVGTEGRVTLGLLHDLQPVRNPVTADFFLTDTGDLIRAPRGLRGEASLQHRQDLGGGWYDRIDAFAVSDGFYTRDLTADIVARAAQYLSSSGVIYRRGEDQWVGLEVGLRQDIRWGYDLFGRSTVPPAGAPASTAITAAPRTFQKLPTLSWVLAERPLGGSRLVGGMRVEFTRLSPLLSLFGDEGLDGHFESDGLWAVPGGTVREPDGAQGNGVFDGADREARDRVDLLPRLSSSFALGSFARLSPALSVRQDFYLGEVTGRAAQRGYPLLDLVLDSRLARTFELGGVSLLHSIEPSITLRYVPTVWGDLPSPGALPDSPGQPYDEIDSALPSTPAGVARRFLHAVVELNQTLHTRRGSSREEILRLSLGQGFDLSRFAPTLGSGLLGSDELLARDTFGRLSARLGRFSGTGVLRYDPNSRQITQLSADFRVDVPQANLYARYDDLLGEGSDRLRRSLDALVGPAPKNAQRAQFLTAGTQATFGFGLGLRYEALLQPQTRSEAPLLQQTFGVSYGPACNCWRVEGLARLARGQACPEFGLNLTVTGVGTFGTGG; encoded by the coding sequence ATGAGCCTGCTGATGCCGGTGGCGGTCGTGCTGCTCGTCTCGGCACAGCTGCCCTTGTCCACCCCACTGCGGCTGCCCACGGGAGAGACCGCGGAGCTGGCGGCCGATTCCGTCTCCTACGCGCAGGAGCAGCGGGTGCTCACCGCGCGCGGACACGCCGTGCTCAGCTCCGGCTCCGTCGTGCTGCGCGCCGACGAGCTCTCCTACGATCAGGCCCATGGGACGGCCGTGGCCCGGGGCAACGTCATGCTCGTCAACGGGCTGATGGCGGCCGTGGCGGACGAGCTCTCCGTGGACCTCGAGTCCTCCGAGGCGGTTGTCCAGGGGGGCCTCTTCATGGAGAAGCGGGGCGTCACGCCCCAGCAGCTACTCCAGGCCCAGACGCCCCAGGAGTTGCGTGACCTGGGCGAGACGCCCGTGTTGATGAGCGGCAGGCGCATCAAGCGCTCCGGTGACAACACCTACCAGGTGGAGGGCATCGCCCTGGCCCCGTGCCTGTGCGGGGAGAGCGTGCCGAGCTGGCGCGTGGAGGCCAGCAGTGCCCGCGTGGAGATGGGCAAGTATGCCTCGCTCACCTTGCCCGTGGTGTTCGTGAGTTCGGTTCCGGTGCTCGCGGTGCCCTGGTTGTACCTGCCCCTGTCCGAGCGACAATCGGGCCTGCTCTTCCCCCGGCCCACGTCGACCGCCGCCTCTGGCTTCGCCCTGGAGCTGCCGGTGTTCATCACGCTCGGCCGGAGCTACGATCTCACCCTCACGCCGGGCTTCTACCTGGGGGGCGGCGAGGTGGAGCGCACCCGGAGCATCGGCAACGAGACCCTCACCCGCGAGGAGCCGCAGAACTACGGTATCCGCGGCCCGCGTCTGCTCACCGAGTTCCGCTACGTGCCCGCCGTGGGAACCGAGGGCCGAGTCACGCTCGGCCTGCTCCACGATCTGCAGCCCGTGCGCAACCCCGTGACGGCGGACTTCTTCCTCACGGACACGGGGGACCTCATCCGCGCGCCGCGCGGACTCCGGGGCGAGGCGTCCCTCCAACACCGTCAGGACCTGGGCGGCGGGTGGTACGACCGCATCGATGCCTTCGCCGTCTCCGACGGGTTCTACACGCGCGACCTCACCGCCGACATCGTGGCTCGCGCGGCCCAGTACCTGAGCAGCTCCGGCGTCATCTACCGCCGGGGCGAGGACCAGTGGGTGGGTCTGGAAGTGGGCCTGCGCCAGGACATCCGCTGGGGCTACGATCTTTTCGGGCGCTCCACGGTGCCGCCCGCCGGGGCTCCGGCCTCCACGGCCATCACCGCCGCGCCCCGCACCTTCCAGAAGCTGCCCACCCTGAGCTGGGTACTCGCCGAGCGGCCGCTCGGTGGCAGCCGTCTGGTCGGGGGCATGCGGGTGGAGTTCACCCGGCTCTCTCCCTTGTTGTCCCTCTTCGGTGATGAGGGCCTGGACGGCCACTTCGAGTCCGATGGCCTGTGGGCGGTGCCGGGAGGCACCGTGCGCGAGCCCGATGGGGCCCAGGGCAATGGTGTCTTCGATGGCGCCGATCGCGAGGCGCGCGACCGGGTGGATCTGCTTCCCCGCCTGTCCTCCTCCTTCGCCCTCGGCTCCTTCGCCCGGCTGTCCCCCGCGCTCTCCGTGCGCCAGGACTTCTACCTGGGCGAGGTGACGGGGCGCGCCGCGCAGCGCGGCTATCCCCTCCTGGACCTCGTGCTGGACTCGCGCCTCGCACGCACCTTCGAGTTGGGCGGCGTCTCGCTGCTCCACTCGATCGAACCCTCCATCACCCTGCGCTACGTGCCCACCGTCTGGGGAGACCTGCCCTCACCAGGTGCCCTGCCCGATAGCCCGGGGCAGCCCTACGATGAGATCGACTCCGCGCTGCCCTCGACCCCGGCGGGCGTGGCGCGCCGCTTTCTCCATGCCGTGGTGGAATTGAACCAGACCCTTCACACCCGCCGGGGCTCCTCGCGCGAGGAAATCCTCCGTCTGAGCCTGGGGCAGGGCTTCGATCTGTCCCGGTTCGCCCCCACGCTGGGCAGCGGCCTGCTCGGGAGCGATGAACTCCTCGCGCGGGACACGTTTGGCCGCCTCAGCGCCCGGCTGGGTCGATTCAGCGGCACCGGGGTGCTGCGTTATGACCCGAACTCCCGGCAAATCACTCAACTCAGCGCGGATTTCCGGGTGGATGTGCCTCAGGCCAATCTCTATGCCCGCTATGACGACCTGCTGGGCGAGGGCTCGGATCGCCTGCGCCGTAGCCTGGATGCCCTGGTAGGGCCTGCGCCAAAGAACGCCCAGCGAGCACAGTTCCTCACAGCGGGCACTCAGGCGACCTTCGGTTTCGGACTTGGCCTGCGGTACGAGGCGCTCCTGCAGCCTCAAACACGCAGTGAGGCCCCTCTCCTACAGCAGACATTTGGTGTATCTTACGGTCCGGCGTGTAACTGCTGGCGTGTCGAAGGACTGGCCAGGCTCGCGAGGGGGCAAGCATGCCCCGAGTTCGGTCTGAACCTCACCGTGACCGGAGTCGGGACGTTTGGAACGGGGGGTTGA
- a CDS encoding AMIN domain-containing protein, whose protein sequence is MRSSTIKSPSSAFVLLLITCVLGTARALAQEANLNSISSVNVRGGTVEIVGTKKPNFTTFTLTDPPRLVIDISEAVFSGVKEDITVGNGTITAIRTASYGSDESAIARVLIGYEREVDTDIQARGNSLVVSVAGGTAAQAAAPTGPAPTADAAPTATGTDAQQAGAAAQEAQEDQKRQEAAAAQAAQAAQEERKRQEAAAAQAAQQEQADAEEQRQAEARAAAERKAQEERTSQAAEKQRQQEDARAAADARRESEAQAAEAKRRQASEERARRESEAQAAAEERRRQQEEARESRAARVAQAETPRREPARQEGPSSVSSRRKTMTLVGFKQERGASRVFVRTNEPVRYSVTPAGDKLVVLELENTLIAEENNTRAMDTSFFNTAVASVDANPGPSRTVRVSIRLKQQVPYETRQEGNELSIEFQRPASR, encoded by the coding sequence ATGCGTTCGTCCACCATCAAGTCGCCTTCGAGTGCCTTCGTCCTTCTCTTGATCACGTGCGTGCTGGGAACGGCGCGGGCGCTGGCGCAGGAGGCGAATCTCAACTCCATCTCCAGCGTGAACGTGAGGGGCGGGACGGTGGAGATCGTGGGCACGAAGAAGCCCAACTTCACCACCTTCACGCTGACGGATCCGCCGCGGCTCGTCATCGACATCTCCGAGGCCGTCTTCTCCGGCGTGAAGGAGGACATCACCGTGGGCAATGGCACCATCACCGCCATCCGCACGGCGAGCTACGGCTCGGATGAATCCGCCATCGCCCGGGTGCTCATCGGCTACGAGCGCGAGGTGGACACGGACATCCAGGCGCGGGGCAACTCCTTGGTGGTGAGCGTGGCGGGTGGCACGGCGGCCCAGGCGGCGGCTCCCACCGGCCCGGCGCCAACGGCGGACGCGGCGCCCACGGCCACTGGCACCGACGCCCAGCAGGCGGGCGCGGCGGCCCAGGAGGCCCAGGAAGATCAGAAGCGGCAGGAGGCCGCCGCGGCCCAGGCCGCCCAGGCGGCGCAGGAAGAGCGCAAGCGGCAGGAGGCCGCCGCGGCCCAGGCCGCCCAGCAGGAGCAGGCGGATGCCGAGGAGCAGCGTCAGGCCGAGGCGCGGGCCGCGGCCGAGCGCAAGGCTCAGGAGGAGCGCACGTCCCAGGCCGCCGAGAAGCAGCGGCAGCAGGAGGATGCACGGGCCGCGGCTGACGCCCGCCGGGAGTCGGAGGCCCAGGCCGCCGAGGCGAAGCGGCGCCAGGCCTCCGAGGAGCGCGCCCGCCGGGAGTCGGAGGCCCAGGCCGCGGCCGAGGAGCGGCGGCGCCAGCAGGAGGAGGCACGGGAGTCGCGCGCGGCGCGTGTCGCCCAGGCGGAGACGCCCCGGAGGGAACCGGCACGGCAGGAGGGCCCGTCCTCGGTGTCCTCGCGCCGCAAGACGATGACGCTGGTGGGCTTCAAGCAGGAGCGGGGGGCCTCGCGGGTTTTCGTGCGCACCAACGAGCCCGTGCGCTACTCCGTCACCCCGGCGGGCGACAAGCTGGTGGTGCTGGAGCTGGAGAACACCCTCATTGCCGAGGAGAACAACACCCGCGCGATGGACACCTCCTTCTTCAATACGGCGGTGGCCTCGGTGGACGCCAATCCGGGCCCCTCGCGCACGGTGCGCGTCTCCATCCGGCTCAAGCAGCAGGTGCCCTACGAGACACGCCAGGAGGGCAACGAACTGTCGATCGAGTTCCAGCGCCCGGCCTCCCGTTGA
- a CDS encoding alpha/beta fold hydrolase, producing the protein MRLPDWRAATPTGPHTPTVDEVDFRSLYQKTKYVVETADGWSLVITRYRPVKQPFAQPLFGEPLLLVHGFSQNRHAWTSGQFVKNLLFFGVDIHILELRGHGKSSIEFQKERAARFRRPLPADLDYDWDIDSYFLYDLPAAVSGVKRITRRERIFYCGHSMGGMLGYGYAGIHDDFEGLITIGSAADLGRGTLFLRMLSMWTGVIGSSIDLAFAGRNLEARVGYEGRRLLARGLAPLHEGLSRWLSPKEAPRERQFRAIPVDDWLKFAERQLARAEEYPLVNRITTRINRLSNPARASAKDVRWLLREGGEREPRKVVEQFASWIRHGEMVCYRTGFDFKRGFSKIHIPMAIIFGDMDPLASLESTRSVYHAAKSEYLLWRPVKGNSHLELTMGHDIRQICYDIKNLIEYARTHRTRGPVLPRIEK; encoded by the coding sequence ATGCGCTTGCCGGATTGGAGAGCGGCGACTCCAACGGGTCCCCACACACCGACGGTCGACGAGGTCGACTTCCGGTCGCTCTACCAGAAGACGAAGTACGTCGTGGAGACCGCCGATGGCTGGTCTCTGGTCATCACCCGCTACCGCCCCGTCAAGCAGCCCTTCGCGCAGCCCCTGTTCGGTGAGCCGCTGTTGCTGGTGCATGGCTTCTCGCAGAACCGCCATGCGTGGACGAGCGGCCAGTTCGTCAAGAACCTGCTGTTCTTCGGTGTGGACATCCACATCCTGGAACTGCGCGGCCACGGCAAGAGCTCCATCGAGTTCCAGAAGGAGCGCGCCGCGCGCTTCCGCCGTCCGCTGCCCGCGGACCTCGACTACGACTGGGACATCGACAGCTACTTTCTCTACGACCTGCCGGCCGCGGTGTCGGGCGTCAAGCGCATCACCCGGCGCGAGCGCATCTTCTATTGCGGCCACTCGATGGGCGGGATGCTCGGCTACGGGTACGCGGGCATCCACGATGATTTCGAGGGGCTCATCACCATCGGCTCCGCGGCGGACCTGGGCCGGGGCACGCTGTTCTTGCGGATGCTGTCGATGTGGACGGGTGTGATCGGCTCGAGCATCGACCTGGCGTTCGCGGGCCGCAACCTGGAGGCGCGCGTGGGGTACGAGGGCCGGCGGCTGCTGGCGCGCGGGCTGGCGCCCCTGCACGAGGGCCTGTCGCGGTGGCTCAGTCCGAAGGAGGCTCCGCGCGAGCGCCAGTTCCGCGCCATTCCGGTGGACGACTGGCTGAAGTTCGCCGAGCGGCAGCTCGCCCGCGCCGAGGAGTACCCGCTCGTCAACCGCATCACCACGCGCATCAACCGGCTGAGCAATCCGGCGCGCGCCAGCGCCAAGGACGTGCGCTGGCTGCTGCGAGAGGGCGGGGAGCGCGAGCCGCGCAAGGTGGTGGAGCAGTTCGCCTCGTGGATCCGCCACGGGGAGATGGTGTGCTACCGCACGGGGTTCGACTTCAAGCGGGGCTTCTCGAAGATCCACATCCCCATGGCCATCATCTTCGGGGACATGGATCCGCTGGCTTCGCTGGAGTCCACGCGCAGCGTGTACCACGCGGCCAAGAGCGAGTACCTGCTGTGGCGGCCGGTGAAGGGCAACAGCCACCTCGAGCTGACGATGGGGCACGACATCCGGCAGATCTGCTACGACATCAAGAACCTCATCGAGTACGCGCGCACCCACCGCACACGTGGGCCCGTGCTGCCCCGGATAGAGAAGTAG
- a CDS encoding bifunctional folylpolyglutamate synthase/dihydrofolate synthase, giving the protein MLPRTPAEALEFFSRLSPSSIKLGLERVEAALEALGHPERRFPALHVAGTNGKGSTCAFASAALHAAGHRVGLYTSPHLVRVNERIRVDGVEISDECLGQRILEVLERHPEAATSLTYFEFGTVVAFWHFAREAVDVAVVEVGLGGRLDATRACVPLVTAITPVSFDHMEYLGNTLGAIAAEKAGILKPGVPVVLSRQEPEALEVLERLARESQAPVLLEGRDFHLGPRPGGGLAYEGSGLSLEGLFPSLRGEHQWQNAAVALAALEQLSARGVRVPPEALRTGLAGARWPGRLEELGGSPPVLLDGAHNPAGVGVLLEGLRSLYPGRRVHCVFGVVADKDRGPMLRALLPACSSVHLTPLDTPRSLSPESYLDEARALCENAYSYPSLDAALAGARARAAPSDVLLCTGSLFLVGSVRAKWGGNLGALHQHS; this is encoded by the coding sequence ATGCTCCCCCGGACGCCCGCCGAGGCCCTGGAGTTCTTCTCCCGGCTGAGCCCCTCCAGCATCAAGCTCGGCCTCGAGCGCGTGGAGGCGGCCCTGGAGGCGCTCGGCCATCCCGAGCGCCGCTTCCCCGCGCTGCACGTGGCGGGCACCAACGGCAAGGGCAGCACCTGCGCCTTCGCCTCGGCGGCCCTCCACGCCGCGGGCCACCGGGTGGGGCTCTACACCTCGCCCCACCTGGTGCGCGTCAACGAGCGCATCCGCGTGGATGGGGTGGAGATCTCCGACGAGTGCCTCGGCCAGCGCATCCTCGAGGTGCTGGAGCGTCACCCCGAGGCGGCCACCTCGCTCACGTACTTCGAGTTCGGCACCGTGGTGGCCTTCTGGCACTTCGCGCGCGAGGCCGTGGACGTGGCCGTGGTGGAGGTGGGGCTCGGAGGCCGTCTGGACGCCACGCGCGCCTGCGTGCCGCTCGTCACCGCCATCACCCCGGTGTCCTTCGATCACATGGAGTACCTGGGCAACACCCTGGGGGCCATCGCCGCGGAGAAGGCGGGCATCCTCAAGCCGGGCGTGCCGGTGGTGCTCAGCCGCCAGGAGCCCGAGGCGCTCGAGGTTCTCGAGCGGCTGGCCCGGGAGAGTCAGGCGCCCGTGCTCCTGGAGGGCCGTGACTTCCACCTGGGGCCGCGTCCCGGAGGCGGCCTCGCCTACGAGGGGAGCGGACTGTCGCTGGAGGGCCTGTTCCCGAGCCTGCGGGGCGAGCATCAGTGGCAGAACGCCGCGGTGGCCCTGGCCGCGCTGGAACAACTCTCCGCGCGGGGCGTGCGCGTCCCACCGGAGGCCCTGCGGACCGGACTCGCGGGAGCCCGCTGGCCTGGACGCCTGGAGGAACTCGGTGGCTCGCCCCCCGTGCTGCTGGATGGGGCGCACAACCCCGCGGGGGTGGGCGTGCTGCTCGAGGGCCTGCGCTCGCTCTATCCCGGGCGCCGGGTGCACTGTGTCTTCGGCGTGGTGGCCGACAAGGACCGGGGCCCCATGTTGCGCGCGCTCCTTCCCGCCTGTTCCTCGGTCCACTTGACGCCGCTGGACACCCCGCGCTCGCTCTCTCCCGAGAGCTACCTCGACGAGGCCCGCGCCTTGTGCGAGAATGCCTACTCCTACCCGTCCCTGGACGCGGCGCTCGCTGGGGCACGTGCCCGGGCCGCACCCTCGGACGTCCTCCTGTGTACGGGCTCACTGTTCCTGGTGGGCTCGGTCCGCGCCAAATGGGGCGGAAACCTTGGCGCGTTGCATCAGCATTCGTAG
- the accD gene encoding acetyl-CoA carboxylase, carboxyltransferase subunit beta — protein MAWFSKKPRIATAPEPIEAPSRMQGLWAKCENCDEILYRQELEKNLNVCPHCDHHLPWPARTRLATLLDPDSFEEFDKELEPQDPLGFTDSKKYKDRLKSTRKALGENDAFISGVGRIDGKQVSVGCFVFEFMGGSMGSVVGEKCTRVFERAHELKCPAIVFSASGGARMQEGIFSLMQMAKTSAAIARFRNVGKPYISVLLHPTTGGVAASFSWLGDVMLAEPKALIGFAGPRVIEQTIRQKLPEGFQRSEFLVEHGMLDSIVARKDLRAKLGQIIGLLG, from the coding sequence ATGGCCTGGTTCTCGAAGAAGCCCCGTATCGCCACCGCTCCCGAACCCATCGAAGCCCCCAGCCGCATGCAGGGTTTGTGGGCCAAGTGCGAGAACTGTGACGAGATCCTCTACCGGCAGGAGTTGGAGAAGAACCTCAACGTCTGCCCGCACTGCGATCACCACCTGCCCTGGCCCGCGCGCACCCGCCTCGCCACGCTGCTGGATCCCGACAGCTTCGAGGAGTTCGACAAGGAGCTCGAGCCGCAGGATCCGCTCGGGTTCACCGACTCGAAGAAGTACAAGGATCGGCTGAAGTCCACGCGCAAGGCGCTCGGGGAGAACGACGCCTTCATCTCCGGCGTGGGGCGCATCGACGGCAAGCAGGTGTCGGTGGGCTGCTTCGTGTTCGAGTTCATGGGCGGCTCCATGGGCTCGGTGGTGGGCGAGAAGTGCACGCGCGTCTTCGAGCGCGCGCACGAGCTCAAGTGCCCCGCCATCGTCTTCTCCGCCTCGGGCGGCGCGCGCATGCAGGAGGGCATCTTCTCCCTCATGCAGATGGCCAAGACGAGCGCGGCCATCGCCCGCTTCCGCAACGTGGGCAAGCCCTACATCTCCGTGCTGCTGCACCCCACCACGGGCGGCGTGGCGGCCTCGTTCTCGTGGCTGGGGGACGTGATGCTCGCCGAGCCCAAGGCGCTCATCGGCTTCGCCGGCCCGCGCGTCATCGAGCAGACCATCCGCCAGAAGCTCCCCGAGGGCTTCCAGCGCTCCGAGTTCCTCGTGGAGCACGGCATGCTCGACTCCATCGTCGCGCGCAAGGATCTGCGCGCCAAGCTCGGGCAGATCATCGGGCTGCTCGGCTAG
- a CDS encoding MBL fold metallo-hydrolase — protein sequence MKLHVLGCHGGELPACRTTCFLVDDVLALDAGALTSTLSLEQLCKVDDIIVGHSHFDHVKDLPLMADLIIGRRDTPVTIHASRECARALRDNMFNNALWPDFTRIPTRKEPVLRIKPFRAGSTFQVGPYTVQSIPVHHPVESCGFVITRGRTSLAMSGDTGPTDKLWKVLNQTPTLKALLIETSFPNALQHLSDVSGHLTPRTLQSELAKFERDGCSVLLYHLKPAFVQQVKREVADMPVEVLELGDTFEF from the coding sequence GTGAAGCTTCACGTCCTTGGCTGCCATGGTGGTGAGCTGCCCGCGTGCCGCACCACGTGCTTCCTCGTGGACGACGTGCTCGCGCTGGACGCGGGCGCTCTCACGAGCACGCTGTCGCTGGAGCAACTGTGCAAGGTCGACGACATCATCGTCGGCCACAGCCATTTCGACCACGTGAAGGACCTGCCGCTGATGGCCGATCTCATCATCGGCCGACGCGATACGCCCGTGACCATCCACGCCTCGCGCGAGTGCGCCCGGGCGCTGCGCGACAACATGTTCAACAACGCGCTGTGGCCGGACTTCACGCGCATTCCCACGCGCAAGGAGCCGGTCTTGCGCATCAAGCCCTTCCGCGCCGGCAGCACCTTCCAGGTGGGCCCCTACACGGTGCAGTCCATCCCGGTGCACCACCCGGTGGAGTCCTGCGGCTTCGTCATCACCCGGGGCCGCACGTCGCTCGCCATGAGCGGGGACACCGGCCCCACGGACAAGCTGTGGAAGGTGCTCAACCAGACGCCCACCCTCAAGGCGCTCCTCATCGAGACGAGCTTCCCCAACGCGCTGCAGCATCTCTCCGACGTCTCCGGCCACCTCACGCCCCGCACGCTCCAGAGCGAGCTGGCCAAGTTCGAGCGCGACGGGTGCTCGGTGCTGCTCTACCACCTCAAGCCCGCCTTCGTTCAGCAGGTGAAGCGGGAAGTGGCCGACATGCCCGTCGAGGTCCTGGAACTCGGGGATACCTTCGAGTTCTAG
- a CDS encoding Crp/Fnr family transcriptional regulator, producing MGAEETLFQRFGKEFSKGTVLFREGEAGREMFVLQSGRIAISKRVRDEEKVLAVLGPGEFFGEMAIISNRPRNATATVSEDAKLLVIDPKTFEGMIRGNAEIAVRMIKKLAERLSEADAQIENLLHSDPVSRVVHHVLQTCRTRGRPTEEGMEFDLPLREIPQQIGVGEPAIRNVLDRLERAGLLERAGDRLTVQDTARLHDFLQYLEMKWKFGDL from the coding sequence ATGGGCGCCGAGGAAACCCTCTTTCAACGTTTTGGCAAGGAGTTCTCGAAGGGCACGGTTCTCTTCCGCGAGGGAGAGGCGGGTCGGGAGATGTTCGTCCTGCAGTCGGGACGAATCGCCATCTCCAAGCGCGTGCGCGACGAGGAGAAGGTCCTGGCGGTGCTCGGGCCCGGCGAGTTCTTCGGGGAGATGGCCATCATCTCCAACCGGCCTCGCAACGCCACGGCCACCGTGAGCGAGGACGCCAAGCTGCTGGTGATCGATCCCAAGACGTTCGAGGGGATGATCCGCGGCAACGCGGAGATCGCCGTGCGGATGATCAAGAAGCTGGCCGAGCGCCTGTCGGAGGCGGACGCGCAGATCGAGAACCTGCTGCACTCGGATCCGGTCAGCCGCGTGGTCCACCACGTGCTCCAGACGTGCCGCACGCGGGGGCGGCCCACGGAGGAGGGGATGGAGTTCGATCTGCCCCTGCGCGAGATACCCCAGCAGATCGGCGTGGGCGAGCCGGCCATCCGCAACGTGTTGGACAGGCTGGAGCGGGCGGGGTTGCTGGAGCGCGCGGGTGACAGGCTCACCGTGCAGGATACGGCGCGCCTGCACGACTTCCTCCAATACCTGGAGATGAAGTGGAAGTTCGGAGACCTCTAG
- the purM gene encoding phosphoribosylformylglycinamidine cyclo-ligase, translated as MGTTYKQSGVDIEAGDAFVERIKPHAARTMRPEVVAGVGGFGGLFALPPGKYREPVLVAGTDGVGTKLKVAFQAGRHGTVGIDLVAMSVNDILTCGAEPLFFLDYFATGRLEVDAAAEVVKGIAVGCEQAGCALLGGETAEMPGFYARGEYDLAGFCVGVVERSEIIDGKSVAPGDALIGLTSSGLHSNGYSLARKVLLEDAKLALDAVPEGLDRPLGDALLEPTRIYVKDALALLKAVKVKGMAHITGSGIPGNLPRCLPDGTRAVLDEKAWKRPAIFDLIQKRGSVARDEMYNTFNMGLGLIVVVAKEDVAAALAVLHARGVEASEVGRVEAGQGEATAVIHP; from the coding sequence GTGGGAACGACCTACAAGCAGTCGGGAGTAGACATCGAGGCCGGGGACGCCTTCGTCGAGCGCATCAAGCCGCACGCGGCGCGCACGATGAGGCCCGAGGTGGTGGCGGGAGTGGGAGGCTTCGGAGGCCTCTTCGCCCTGCCACCGGGGAAGTATCGCGAGCCGGTGCTGGTGGCGGGCACGGACGGAGTGGGCACCAAGCTGAAGGTGGCCTTCCAGGCGGGCCGGCACGGCACGGTGGGCATCGATCTGGTGGCGATGTCGGTGAACGACATCCTCACCTGTGGCGCCGAGCCGCTCTTCTTCCTGGACTACTTCGCCACCGGGCGGCTGGAGGTGGACGCCGCGGCCGAGGTGGTCAAGGGCATCGCCGTGGGGTGCGAGCAGGCGGGCTGCGCGCTGCTGGGCGGGGAGACGGCGGAGATGCCGGGCTTCTACGCGCGGGGCGAGTACGACCTGGCCGGCTTCTGCGTGGGCGTGGTGGAGCGCTCGGAGATCATCGACGGCAAGAGCGTGGCGCCCGGCGACGCGCTCATCGGCCTGACGTCCTCGGGGCTGCACTCCAACGGCTACTCGCTGGCGCGCAAGGTGCTGCTGGAGGACGCGAAGCTCGCCCTGGACGCGGTGCCCGAGGGCCTGGACCGGCCGCTCGGCGACGCGCTCTTGGAGCCCACGCGCATCTACGTGAAGGACGCGCTGGCGCTCCTGAAGGCCGTGAAGGTGAAGGGCATGGCGCACATCACCGGCAGCGGCATTCCGGGCAACCTGCCCCGCTGCCTGCCGGACGGCACGCGCGCGGTGCTCGACGAGAAGGCCTGGAAGCGCCCCGCCATCTTCGATCTCATCCAGAAGCGCGGGAGCGTGGCGCGGGACGAGATGTACAACACCTTCAACATGGGCCTGGGCCTCATCGTGGTGGTGGCCAAGGAGGACGTGGCGGCGGCGCTGGCGGTGCTCCACGCGCGCGGCGTGGAGGCCAGCGAGGTGGGCCGCGTGGAGGCCGGTCAGGGCGAGGCCACGGCGGTCATCCATCCATGA